gacgactccacctggcttgtgtgtaatccagcatcatctgggaatttgcaccttgtgtctaatccatcatcattagggaactggcaccttgtgtgtaatccagcctcattttggaaacatgatctcgaggttgaccatacttccctcctcgcaggaactgcatcctgacatgaagttacttcttttttagatcaatactcagagaaacctagatccatttactagaagccagataaacagaactcggagaagtgaattcaaaaggaaaagaaatataaaacagactacacggtgagaacacccacttcctacatcaagttaaaaacgaaagcattaggacgattaagactcttcttattacacatcgaagaacaccacgcttaagagaaacagaaactacaacatatacacatcgaagaacacaaggctaaacgaaagtaattgaaagggtgttacttaccaaagctcattttataggttcggtgcagctcctctttaacttgccatgctccttgaagatgtcccgaatatcccgtgtttggtcttgattgctcctctttatgttcacactcgtggtttcaaaatcgcaacatggaaagaaaagtactactagtaatactcgcacatcttgtgggcaacattaaagcactcatctaccatgttagagcatctccaacagaatcgcaatgcgtggtgctttaaaaaagcatttacagtgctgagatcgagaagtagatactagagagtagaggatagttcttagcatagatagataaaaaaagataattcaactactccccgtcgtccgactgctcctcggtgatgtcctcctccgatgtctgactgtaggcgtgaagatactgaTTGTCGTCGGATTCCTAGGGCgatgctgctcctagcctcatgttgaattgagcgtccgcttttcgcctacgcttgtcctcgcgataggcggctcgctccgccctcctcttatccctctccgctctCCTTTGCGCATAGAACTCCCGCTCATTGATGATGTcttgcgggaagtgttggcgccacaacgcaatggcttcctcgtccatctcggtgatgccgaCACAGTGCTCccacctccggttgtcgcgacgatcctcgtcggtgctaagccgcggcagaggcgcgagctcctgcgcccgctcccgcgtcggcacgttggggaagttcaatgttctatgaggccaccggaggcgccacgccgccgcatcATACACGCGGGCGGCCTtggtggcggtgtcgaaattgccgaggccgaggcgcatcccacgGAACCAGATCTCGgcagagaagccgccggaggggcacgCGCGGACgctgcggtatccccaagtttcctggcgacgcggcggcatggtggcacggCGGCGGTGAGgcaaaaaagagcggggagagagcggtggcgaggcacagagcaatGGCAAGGCACAAAGCGGTGGGAGGGCATTGGGTTTTATAAAGTGcaccggacgccgcgcgccaaaactagcacacgcccggccgctttttcccgcgcgcgcgcgatcctttcccgacgtctctgctatctatactctcttctctacggttactagtatgtatgcacgtgcaatgcgCGTCTTAACATTGTGGGTTGACTTGGCCCGAAGAAAACACTACATGGAATGCTTTGAGAAATCCTAAAAAAATGATTCTTGACAAATGACAATTGTGTGCATACGGAAGCAAAAACAAAATTCCTATAATAtaaataagaaagcttctcatgttcATATACTCAATAACTATCACATGCAAAGAATGTGTAGTATACATTAAATTTAGTACCTATTGCTATGGTTTTTTTTGAAGGACCTATTGCTATGTTTTAATGTAACATTTGCTACTGCTTTGATCCAAAATTGCATTGGTTCAATCTGTTTACTTTTATATATTTCTTCGTCTTATTTTTACCGCTGGTCAGACTTAGTAGTACTAAAGCAACCTACCTATCAGCCACATGTACCGCTGCCCGAGTCTACTTTGTTGAAATAATTTGTGCTGCTCCCGCAGTATGCGAGGAGTGTGGAATCTGGTCTCTAGAAACTCAGTTAGCTCCAACCAGCTGCAAACATGCAGTGGGTTGGTTCTAGAACGACCCAGATAGTTTTGACCCTATACTACTACATGGCTGCCTCTGGAACGATCCAGATAACACTCAGCGCTACTGTAGCTGCGAATCCAACCACTTTTGGCCGTCGGATGGACCCCAATGAACAGCCGGATATGCATTTGAATGCCTGAATTCAAACtgatacactatatagtagtatagatatagatatacatatatttattttatatttaatattttatatatatctctacttcctttactgtctacttttttttctctatacttttttttcttgcaatataggccgtccgatttatatctgacatataggaaggaaacaaatgggaattttgcaaaaagatacccatactgtcggtgtactagagtaggggtaccctagtatcccgaacttgtgcacgggcagttgcagcaccccgcggcaaggcttgccgggtgaccgccaaggtcctccgtggttcctttggagccattcaagaacaaagtattcaagccaaggagacaaggccctggcaaaaggagcttgccgggaaggccaaccaaggcatctcaaggaacttgccgcgacgcgccacgcgtcctggcgaggcccggtgagcgacaagcttccggacgcgacaagacaacgaccgcggcaaggcgcttgccgcggcaagcgaccactctgtacccgcgctccagcacatccaccaacgtgtcaccctgggacctttccaggcgtgcgtggcaataggctgtgcggccagcggtgcacagtggcaagcgacgctgacaagattgccatcatggcaagcggtggcgtccctgacggtccctttttgcactatttgggcgacgtcgacgtgcatttaatgcctttgtcccctgccgtcagggttagggatgatacactgtataggtagttgtaccaaccgcaattccttttccatttttacccctgtctacgttgccacctgtcggagacccctttagcatataaaaggaggcccatgcgctacgtagaggggggttcggaggcagaaaaacactcatgctcggtctcgttagcagctagtgtgtactgtagcactcagcgctctcgaGCTAGAACTCAATACatccagacatgcagcagtaggagtgttatctctccggagagctccgaagctgggtaaactgctcgtgtgcttcgcctcgatccgctcttcgtgggatctccgccccccgccgaaccgaaaggggctcggtccgccggtcccataggtgttcgtggatcagtttccccgacatctttggcgcgccaggtagggggcgtcaaggttgtgtgaacctgatatggcgttcacacgagctagatcttcatcttcttcatcgacatgccaccgaagaagaaggcttcagcgGTAGCTATTCCGTCCATGTCGATCCCACCACcatcggagcaaacgggtggtggggtagacgccggcggaagaacggacatcgacgagggagctcacggtgctgccaggtccaaggacaaggctgcgcagacctcggcgtccgtacatgcaccgcgcccatctcaggaggcgcaggaccgacagcgtcatggtattcgaagtgccatacgtttgttggaccaagatcgagctggtggatctcggggtgctcaagaccagcatgcacgccaacatgctggcgtgagcgagacacggtcgcctggacgggatactgctccttctaacatagttagaagtccaagcatatcccgctcctcgcgccgttcgccactgccgcccaccactccagcagaagctttggcgcgagctcaactactcctagattacgctccaacggcagacaagatcgatggatggagggccaccattcagagtctcatcggcttcgccaacggcgacactccacggcagccgagtacatcgatgCCGCGGCAGGAATGCCAGGCACGagtcgatggcgacgaaaccggtgggggtgcaaccaccatgcactctccaccccgaaggccaagatcgccgactcgccggatccacctcgacagcgactccaccgcatcatcagatccacgagctcgtcgcgatcagcgccaagttcttcacgaacgacagcaagaagacgctcgtactcgcatcgagcgccgaagagaagcgtggcgtcaatcggaccagcgctgggccctctgtcgacatgcatgcaccaggggaaccaggcgacttgccgtatgcggtaggtcgccctgcgttcactcgtgagctacggcaagtccagtggcccagcacgaagaatttcaagccagacgtaccagagaagtattacggcaagtcgcatccgtcggagttcctcagcatctacaccatcgcggtgcaagctgccggggggcgggacgacaagatcctggccaactacttcccgctggtgctcaagcccaatgtcagatcctggctcatgcacttgtcggacaactccatatcctcctgggcagacctatgccatcagtttgtcggagcctttacaggcggccacaagcctcatggccaagagagcgaccttcatctgcttgccaagaaggaaggagagcccctgcgcaagtacattcagagattcagccgcgtacaacacaacatcctagatgtccaccctgccgcggtaatcagcgcgttccatcagaacatgcgaaaccgcaggatgcgggaggagatggtgatgtggaagatcagagacgtcagtgagctatatgccctggccaacaagtgtgcacgtcctgaggaagggaggaaactccccggagagaatacagaagcaggaggatctgatagtgaggaggctgtcccggcaaagaaaaaccggcggcggaacaacaggaaaaagaaaggcaaagatgtgctagtcgttgagcagtccggcaatggaggtggcgccaagaaagccaaagctggtagctccggtgaggagattgccgcaggcaccaactaccaggctgtggcggtcgccgacaagcaggacggcaccaacaagcactactacaagatccaccgcaccaagggccatgacctccagagctgcaagaaggtcgagcagcttgtcgagcagcaaaaggctgaatacgagcgacacgacagggagaaggcccaggaaggtgctggaggagccagcaagaaacgccctggcagaggaggaggccgcggcaaggccaagcagcggcaaggagacagacctccccgcggccgcgacaaggatgaagatgacgacgacgatgaagatatggatgatgacgagaccgatgagcaggagttccagaaagccacagaggtcctgtgcattgacggcggtgcttctctgcatacttcacaccgctagctcaagcagtgggtgcgggaagtcaatgcggcagaaccacccgttgagtcacgcaagcctctaaaatggtccagcacgcctatcgtctttgatattgaggaccaccctgatcgcataactgcggtcgggtgcttgccgatgttggtttcaccaactatcctcaaccttaaggtcactaagatgctagttgacggcagggccgacttgaacctgatctcctccgcggtactccagaaactccaaatccctgatggcgagctcgaagagaccggcacattccaaggaatcaatccgggaaggagcaagccgaagggaaagatcatgttgccggtaacatttggcagcgagttgaactttaggactgagagggtcacttttgacgttgctgactttccattgccttacaatgggatactcggccgtctagcactcgccaaattcatggcagcctctcactatgcatacaacatgctgaagatgccaggcccgataagtgtcatctctgtccctggcgacaagaaggatgctcttatctgcgccgacaagatctac
Above is a window of Triticum dicoccoides isolate Atlit2015 ecotype Zavitan chromosome 5B, WEW_v2.0, whole genome shotgun sequence DNA encoding:
- the LOC119305030 gene encoding ethylene-responsive transcription factor 13-like — translated: MPPRRQETWGYRSVRACPSGGFSAEIWFRGMRLGLGNFDTATKAARVYDAAAWRLRWPHRTLNFPNVPTRERAQELAPLPRLSTDEDRRDNRRWEHCVGITEMDEEAIALWRQHFPQDIINEREFYAQRRAERDKRRAERAAYREDKRRRKADAQFNMRLGAASP